From a single Streptomyces sp. 1331.2 genomic region:
- the egtC gene encoding ergothioneine biosynthesis protein EgtC has translation MCRHIAYLGEPVVPQELLVHPPYALYRQSWAPRTQRYGTVNVDGFGLGWYADGDEVPARYRRTGPIWADGTFADLARVVRTRALVAAVRSATEGCAAGEHAASPFTAERWLFSHNGAVAGWPGKLDALAALLPPAELLELEARTDSALLWALTLHRLRAGAGLGEALADTVADVAAHTTARMNLLLTDGTAIAATTWGDTLHHRTLPGLGTVVASEPYDEEPGWTPVPDGSLLLVDGDGVTVRQLPSHG, from the coding sequence ATGTGCCGTCACATCGCCTACTTGGGCGAGCCGGTGGTGCCGCAGGAGCTGCTGGTGCACCCGCCGTACGCGCTGTACCGGCAGTCCTGGGCGCCCCGGACGCAACGGTACGGCACGGTCAACGTGGACGGCTTCGGCCTCGGCTGGTACGCGGACGGCGACGAGGTGCCCGCCCGCTACCGCCGCACCGGGCCGATCTGGGCGGACGGCACCTTCGCCGACCTCGCCCGCGTGGTCCGCACCCGGGCGCTGGTGGCCGCCGTCCGCTCCGCCACCGAGGGCTGCGCGGCGGGCGAGCACGCGGCCTCGCCGTTCACCGCCGAGCGCTGGCTGTTCAGCCACAACGGCGCGGTGGCCGGCTGGCCGGGCAAGCTGGACGCGCTGGCCGCCCTCCTTCCCCCGGCGGAGCTGCTGGAGCTGGAGGCGCGCACCGACTCGGCCCTGCTGTGGGCGCTCACGCTGCACCGGCTGCGGGCCGGAGCCGGGCTCGGCGAGGCCCTGGCGGACACCGTCGCGGACGTCGCCGCGCACACCACCGCACGGATGAACCTGCTGCTCACCGACGGCACCGCGATCGCCGCGACCACCTGGGGCGACACCCTGCACCACCGCACCCTGCCGGGTCTCGGCACGGTGGTGGCCTCCGAGCCGTACGACGAGGAGCCGGGCTGGACACCCGTCCCGGACGGCTCGCTGCTGCTGGTCGACGGCGACGGCGTCACCGTCCGGCAGCTGCCGAGCCACGGCTGA
- the egtD gene encoding L-histidine N(alpha)-methyltransferase produces MDTFDLARLLPADHFSTALHHDVRHGLTSEPKWLPPKWFYDARGSELFEEITRLPEYYPTRAERAILAARAGEIAAATGAHTLVELGSGSSEKTRLLLDALRGLGTLETYVPVDVSESALTAAGTALAAEYPGLAVHGVLADFTAGLGLPPEGGPRLVAFLGGTLGNLLPAERAAFLRGLRDALDPGDFLLLGTDLVKDPAVLVAAYDDSAGVTAEFNRNVLNVLNRELGADFDPEAFEHVALWDAEQEWIEMRLRSLRSQTVKIPALDLPVHFARGEELRTEVSAKFRRERVAGELSAAGLRLDHWWTDPEGRFGLSLSTPA; encoded by the coding sequence ATGGACACCTTCGATCTCGCCCGACTGCTGCCCGCCGACCACTTCAGCACCGCACTGCACCACGACGTACGGCACGGACTGACCTCCGAGCCCAAGTGGCTGCCGCCGAAGTGGTTCTACGACGCGCGGGGCAGCGAGCTGTTCGAGGAGATCACCCGGCTGCCCGAGTACTACCCGACCCGCGCCGAGCGGGCCATCCTGGCCGCCCGGGCCGGCGAGATCGCCGCCGCCACCGGGGCCCACACCCTGGTCGAGCTGGGCTCCGGCTCCTCCGAGAAGACCCGGCTGCTGCTGGACGCCCTGCGCGGGCTCGGCACCCTGGAGACGTACGTCCCGGTGGACGTCAGCGAGAGCGCGCTGACCGCGGCCGGCACCGCGCTCGCCGCCGAGTACCCCGGACTGGCCGTGCACGGCGTGCTGGCCGACTTCACCGCCGGGCTCGGCCTGCCCCCGGAGGGCGGCCCGCGGCTGGTCGCCTTCCTCGGCGGCACCCTCGGCAACCTGCTGCCCGCGGAGCGTGCGGCCTTCCTGCGCGGCCTGCGCGACGCCCTGGACCCGGGCGACTTCCTGCTGCTCGGCACCGACCTGGTCAAGGACCCGGCGGTACTGGTCGCCGCCTACGACGACAGCGCCGGGGTGACCGCCGAGTTCAACCGGAACGTGCTCAACGTGCTCAACCGGGAACTGGGCGCCGACTTCGACCCGGAGGCCTTCGAGCACGTCGCGCTCTGGGACGCCGAGCAGGAGTGGATCGAGATGCGGCTGCGCTCGCTGCGCTCGCAGACCGTGAAGATCCCGGCCCTGGACCTGCCGGTGCACTTCGCCCGGGGCGAGGAGCTGCGCACCGAGGTTTCGGCCAAGTTCCGCCGCGAGCGGGTGGCCGGGGAGCTGTCGGCGGCCGGTCTGCGGCTGGACCACTGGTGGACGGACCCCGAGGGCCGCTTCGGGCTCTCGCTCTCCACCCCGGCCTGA
- a CDS encoding sugar porter family MFS transporter, translating to MVSVTQKPSGAVEAPAPGRLGFVVFITAAAALGGFLFGYDSSVINGAVSGIQEKFGVGDGVTGLIVSSALLGSAIGAALAGRFADRYGRIKVMKAGALLFAVSAVGSMLPFSAWDLALWRVLGGAAIGIASVIAPTYIAEVAPTKYRGRLASFQQAAIVLGIAISQLINWLLAQAAGDDTRGHLLGLEAWQWMLGICVVPAAVYFVLSSVIPESPRYLIQAGRLDDARKVLTEVEGEGVDTDARIAEVQTLIASDHRPRFRDLLGGRFGLLPIVWVGIGLSVFQQLVGINVIFYYSSILWQSVGIDQSNSLLISFIGSVINILGTVVAIVLVDRIGRKPLALIGSVGMAVALGAAGWAFSSATGSGDNLTLPDLQGTVALIAANAFVLFFAMSWGVVVWVMLGEMFPNRIRAAALSVAASAQWIANWVITVSFPSMSRWNLSATYLIYAAFAALSALFVAKYLKETKGIRLEDMG from the coding sequence ATCGTGAGCGTCACCCAGAAGCCCTCCGGGGCGGTCGAGGCCCCCGCGCCCGGCCGCCTCGGCTTCGTCGTCTTCATCACCGCCGCAGCGGCCCTCGGCGGGTTCCTGTTCGGCTACGACAGCTCCGTGATCAACGGAGCCGTCTCAGGCATCCAGGAGAAGTTCGGCGTCGGCGACGGCGTGACCGGCCTGATCGTCTCCTCGGCCCTGCTGGGCTCGGCGATCGGCGCGGCGCTGGCCGGCCGGTTCGCCGACCGCTACGGCCGCATCAAGGTCATGAAGGCGGGCGCACTGCTGTTCGCGGTCAGCGCCGTCGGCTCGATGCTGCCCTTCTCCGCCTGGGACCTCGCCCTGTGGCGCGTCCTCGGCGGCGCGGCCATCGGCATCGCCTCGGTGATCGCCCCGACCTACATCGCCGAGGTCGCGCCGACCAAGTACCGGGGCCGGCTGGCCTCCTTCCAGCAGGCCGCGATCGTGCTCGGCATCGCGATATCCCAGCTGATCAACTGGCTGCTGGCGCAGGCCGCCGGTGACGACACCCGCGGCCACCTGCTCGGCCTGGAGGCCTGGCAGTGGATGCTCGGCATCTGCGTCGTGCCGGCCGCGGTCTACTTCGTGCTCTCCTCGGTCATCCCCGAGTCCCCGCGCTACCTGATCCAGGCCGGCCGCCTGGACGACGCCCGCAAGGTGCTCACCGAGGTCGAGGGCGAGGGCGTGGACACCGACGCCCGGATCGCCGAGGTCCAGACGCTGATCGCCTCCGACCACCGCCCGCGCTTCCGCGACCTGCTCGGCGGCCGCTTCGGCCTGCTGCCGATCGTCTGGGTCGGCATCGGCCTGTCGGTCTTCCAGCAGCTGGTCGGCATCAACGTGATCTTCTACTACTCGTCGATCCTGTGGCAGTCGGTCGGCATCGACCAGAGCAACTCGCTGCTGATCAGCTTCATCGGCTCGGTCATCAACATCCTCGGCACCGTGGTGGCGATCGTGCTGGTCGACCGGATCGGCCGCAAGCCGCTCGCCCTGATCGGCTCGGTCGGCATGGCGGTCGCCCTCGGCGCGGCCGGCTGGGCGTTCTCCTCGGCCACCGGCAGCGGCGACAACCTCACCCTGCCCGACCTGCAGGGCACCGTCGCCCTGATCGCCGCCAACGCCTTCGTGCTGTTCTTCGCGATGTCCTGGGGCGTGGTCGTCTGGGTGATGCTCGGCGAGATGTTCCCGAACCGGATCCGCGCCGCCGCGCTCTCCGTCGCCGCCTCCGCCCAGTGGATCGCCAACTGGGTGATCACCGTCTCGTTCCCGTCCATGTCCCGGTGGAACCTGTCGGCGACCTACCTGATCTACGCCGCCTTCGCGGCGCTGTCGGCCCTCTTCGTGGCCAAGTACCTGAAGGAGACCAAGGGCATCCGCCTGGAGGACATGGGCTGA
- a CDS encoding nitric oxide synthase oxygenase produces MSLIFDRLRTRTRTRTGRTAAAAPTGGCPYAHAHAPATHPHPTATAEPTTPEREPEPAAVPTSEPAAGPPPFTDPEQAADFIRQFHHEQPAAGDPQARLRAVLDEIHRTGSYRHTPAELAYGAKLAWRNAARCIGRLYWRSLVVRDLRHLSSADDIAAECFEHLRLAGNGGRIRPVVSVFAPDRPGRPAARILNQQLVRYAGHRTEDGTKDGTEGRTVGDPAGATLDARARDLGWKCAEDRFEVLPLLVQERPGERPSWYELPDDTTLEVPLSHPEHGWFAELGLRWYAVPAISDMTLEIGGVRYPTAPFNGWYMGTEIGARNLADADRYDMLGAVAERLGLDTSSDRTLWRDRALIELNIAVLHSYQEAGVTIADHHTESERFLKHVAQERRLGRPTPADWSWIVPPVSGGLTPVYHRYYDPVDPALRPAFVPREPW; encoded by the coding sequence GTGTCCTTGATCTTCGACCGGCTTCGCACCCGCACCCGTACCCGTACCGGCAGAACCGCGGCCGCCGCCCCGACCGGCGGCTGCCCGTACGCCCACGCGCACGCCCCGGCGACGCACCCGCACCCGACGGCGACGGCCGAACCGACGACGCCTGAGCGGGAGCCCGAGCCGGCGGCCGTACCGACGTCCGAGCCGGCGGCCGGACCGCCGCCGTTCACCGACCCGGAGCAGGCCGCCGACTTCATCCGGCAGTTCCACCACGAGCAGCCCGCCGCCGGGGACCCGCAGGCGCGACTGCGCGCCGTCCTCGACGAGATCCACCGCACCGGCAGCTACCGGCACACCCCCGCCGAACTCGCCTACGGCGCCAAACTCGCCTGGCGCAACGCCGCCCGCTGCATCGGCCGGCTGTACTGGCGCAGCCTGGTGGTCCGCGACCTACGCCACCTCTCCTCCGCCGACGACATCGCCGCCGAGTGCTTCGAGCACCTGCGGCTGGCGGGCAACGGCGGACGGATCCGCCCGGTGGTCTCGGTGTTCGCCCCCGACCGTCCGGGCCGCCCGGCCGCACGCATCCTCAACCAGCAGCTGGTCCGCTACGCCGGACACCGCACGGAGGACGGCACCAAGGACGGCACCGAGGGCCGCACCGTCGGCGACCCGGCCGGCGCCACGCTCGACGCCCGGGCCCGCGACCTCGGCTGGAAGTGCGCCGAGGACCGCTTCGAGGTGCTGCCGCTGCTCGTCCAGGAGCGCCCGGGCGAGCGCCCGTCCTGGTACGAGCTGCCGGACGACACCACGCTGGAGGTGCCGCTGAGCCACCCCGAGCACGGCTGGTTCGCCGAGCTCGGCCTGCGCTGGTACGCGGTGCCCGCGATCAGCGACATGACGCTGGAGATCGGCGGCGTCCGCTACCCGACCGCGCCGTTCAACGGCTGGTACATGGGCACCGAGATCGGCGCCCGCAACCTTGCCGACGCCGACCGGTACGACATGCTCGGCGCCGTCGCCGAACGGCTGGGCCTGGACACCTCCAGCGACCGCACGCTCTGGCGCGACCGCGCGCTGATCGAGCTCAACATCGCGGTGCTGCACTCCTACCAGGAAGCCGGGGTGACGATCGCCGACCACCACACCGAGTCGGAACGCTTCCTCAAGCACGTCGCCCAGGAGCGGCGGCTCGGCCGGCCGACCCCGGCGGACTGGAGCTGGATCGTGCCCCCGGTCTCGGGCGGGCTGACGCCGGTCTACCACCGGTACTACGACCCGGTGGACCCGGCGCTGCGGCCGGCCTTCGTCCCGCGCGAGCCCTGGTAG
- a CDS encoding TetR/AcrR family transcriptional regulator produces the protein MARPRTPLLSRERIVAAALRLIDDEGLDALSTRRLAGELSVSGPSLYNHFATKDELLDAVVDSVIGEVDLSMFGAPAGGTVPWPQALRDWARSYRAALAAHPNIVPVLAQGPGRRPNALRLADAVFGHLVEAGWPRGQATRIGALMRYFVTGSALASFAAGFPADAEVYDAADYPHLGEAHRLAGHRGAVDEGAFETGLEALLDGLVLRFERLAPRP, from the coding sequence ATGGCCCGTCCACGCACCCCGCTGCTCAGCCGCGAGCGTATCGTCGCCGCCGCGCTGCGGCTGATCGACGACGAGGGGCTGGACGCCCTCTCCACCCGCCGCCTCGCCGGCGAGCTGTCGGTCAGCGGGCCCTCGCTCTACAACCACTTCGCAACGAAGGACGAACTGCTGGACGCGGTGGTGGACAGCGTCATCGGCGAAGTCGACTTGTCGATGTTCGGCGCTCCGGCGGGCGGGACGGTCCCCTGGCCGCAGGCGCTGCGGGACTGGGCCCGCTCCTACCGCGCCGCGCTGGCCGCCCACCCCAACATCGTCCCGGTGCTCGCCCAGGGCCCGGGGCGGCGGCCGAACGCGCTGCGCCTGGCCGACGCGGTCTTCGGGCACCTGGTCGAGGCCGGGTGGCCGCGCGGGCAGGCGACCCGGATCGGCGCGCTGATGCGCTACTTCGTCACCGGCTCCGCGCTGGCCTCCTTCGCGGCCGGCTTCCCGGCGGACGCCGAGGTCTACGACGCGGCCGACTACCCGCACCTCGGCGAGGCGCACCGGCTGGCCGGGCACCGCGGGGCGGTCGACGAGGGCGCCTTCGAGACCGGCCTGGAGGCGCTGCTCGACGGACTCGTCCTGCGCTTCGAGCGGCTCGCCCCGCGTCCGTAG
- a CDS encoding acyl-CoA dehydrogenase family protein, producing the protein MNLELSEEQSAVRDLAASFTDREIVPYAAEWDRVESVDRAIIGKLAEVGFLGLTIPEEYGGSGGDHLAYCLVLEELGRGDSAVRGIVSVSLGLVGKSINSFGTEEQKQHWLPRLTSGQALGCFALTEPGTGSDAANLTTRAVRDGEDWLISGAKMFITNGTWADVALVFARTGGSEPDQQGHRGITAFLVNTDLPGFTRTEIHGKLGLRGQATAELSFDGVRVPDSARLGAVGKGFTVAMAALAKGRMSVAAGCVGIARACLEAAVRYAGEREQFGRPIASHQLVQQLLAGIAVDVEAARLLTWKVADHIERGLPFATESSVAKLHASEAAVRAANNALQVFGGYGFIDEYPVGKYLRDARVMTLYEGTSQIHELLIGRALTGVNAF; encoded by the coding sequence GTGAATCTGGAGCTGTCCGAGGAGCAGAGCGCCGTCCGGGACCTCGCCGCCTCCTTCACCGACCGCGAGATCGTGCCGTACGCCGCCGAGTGGGACCGCGTCGAGTCCGTCGACCGCGCGATCATCGGCAAGCTGGCGGAGGTCGGCTTCCTCGGCCTGACCATCCCCGAGGAGTACGGCGGCAGCGGCGGCGACCACCTCGCCTACTGCCTGGTGCTGGAGGAGCTGGGGCGCGGCGACTCGGCGGTGCGCGGGATCGTCTCGGTCTCGCTCGGCCTGGTCGGCAAGTCGATCAACAGCTTCGGCACCGAGGAGCAGAAGCAGCACTGGCTGCCCCGGCTCACCTCGGGCCAGGCGCTCGGCTGCTTCGCCCTCACCGAGCCCGGCACCGGCTCGGACGCGGCCAACCTCACCACCCGCGCGGTGCGCGACGGCGAGGACTGGCTGATCAGCGGCGCCAAGATGTTCATCACCAACGGCACCTGGGCCGACGTCGCGCTGGTCTTCGCCCGCACCGGCGGCAGCGAGCCCGACCAGCAGGGCCACCGGGGCATCACCGCCTTCCTGGTCAACACCGACCTGCCCGGCTTCACCCGCACCGAGATCCACGGCAAGCTCGGCCTGCGCGGCCAGGCCACCGCCGAACTCTCCTTCGACGGCGTCCGGGTGCCGGACAGCGCCCGGCTCGGCGCGGTCGGCAAGGGGTTCACGGTGGCGATGGCCGCGCTGGCCAAGGGCCGGATGTCGGTCGCGGCCGGCTGCGTCGGCATCGCCCGCGCCTGCCTGGAGGCCGCGGTCCGCTACGCGGGCGAACGCGAGCAGTTCGGCCGGCCGATCGCCTCCCACCAGCTCGTCCAGCAGCTGCTGGCCGGCATCGCCGTGGACGTCGAGGCGGCCCGGCTGCTCACCTGGAAGGTCGCCGACCACATCGAACGCGGCCTGCCGTTCGCCACCGAGTCCTCCGTCGCCAAGCTCCACGCGAGCGAGGCCGCCGTCCGGGCCGCCAACAACGCGCTGCAGGTGTTCGGCGGGTACGGGTTCATCGACGAGTACCCCGTCGGCAAGTACCTGCGCGACGCCCGCGTGATGACCCTCTACGAGGGCACCAGCCAGATCCACGAACTGCTCATCGGACGCGCCCTCACCGGCGTCAACGCCTTCTGA
- a CDS encoding thiolase family protein: MRPVYFAAARRTPIGRLRGALATVRPDDLSATVLRALLADLPALDPARIDDVYWGAANQAGEDNRNAARMAVLLAGLPETVPGATVNRLCASGLEAVTLAARAIGSGEADVVLAGGCESMTRAPFVLPRPDEALPHRMETYDTRLGWRLTNPRMAELHGVLSMGETAEEVATRYGIGRERQDAFALRSHQRAAAARKDGHFDAELIPVERPDGVTVDQDEGIREDTSLAKLSGLKPVFRAGGTVTAGNASPMNDGAAGLVLVSEEALRDLGLQPLGRYVAGASAGVHPDVMGIGPVPATAKVLGRAGWSLADLDTAELNEAFAAQALASADGIGFDPEQADELVNPSGGAIALGHPLGGSGARILTTLLHRMRRTGARRGLATMCVGVGQGTAVLVENV, from the coding sequence GTGCGTCCCGTCTACTTCGCCGCAGCCCGCCGCACACCCATCGGCCGACTGCGCGGAGCGCTCGCCACGGTCCGCCCGGACGACCTCTCGGCCACCGTGCTGCGCGCCCTGCTCGCCGATCTGCCCGCCCTCGACCCGGCCCGGATCGACGACGTCTACTGGGGCGCCGCCAACCAGGCCGGCGAGGACAACCGCAACGCCGCCCGGATGGCCGTCCTGCTGGCCGGCCTGCCGGAGACCGTCCCCGGAGCCACCGTCAACCGGCTCTGCGCCTCCGGCCTGGAGGCCGTCACCCTCGCCGCCCGGGCCATCGGCTCCGGCGAGGCCGACGTGGTGCTGGCCGGCGGCTGCGAGTCGATGACCCGCGCCCCCTTCGTCCTGCCCCGCCCCGACGAGGCGTTGCCGCACCGGATGGAGACCTACGACACCAGGCTCGGCTGGCGACTCACCAACCCGCGGATGGCCGAACTGCACGGCGTGCTCAGCATGGGCGAGACCGCCGAGGAGGTGGCCACCCGGTACGGCATCGGCCGGGAGCGCCAGGACGCCTTCGCGCTGCGCAGCCACCAGCGGGCCGCGGCCGCCCGCAAGGACGGGCACTTCGACGCCGAGCTGATCCCGGTCGAGCGGCCCGACGGGGTGACGGTCGACCAGGACGAGGGCATCCGCGAGGACACCAGCCTGGCCAAGCTCTCCGGGCTCAAGCCGGTCTTCCGCGCCGGGGGCACCGTCACCGCCGGGAACGCCTCGCCGATGAACGACGGCGCGGCGGGGCTGGTCCTGGTCAGCGAGGAGGCGCTGCGCGACCTCGGGCTCCAGCCGCTCGGCCGCTACGTGGCCGGCGCCTCGGCCGGGGTGCACCCGGACGTCATGGGGATCGGTCCGGTACCGGCGACGGCGAAGGTGCTCGGACGGGCCGGCTGGTCGCTCGCCGACCTGGACACCGCCGAGCTGAACGAGGCCTTCGCCGCCCAGGCGCTGGCCTCCGCCGACGGCATCGGGTTCGACCCGGAGCAGGCCGATGAACTGGTCAACCCCAGCGGCGGGGCGATCGCCCTCGGCCACCCGCTGGGCGGCTCCGGCGCCCGCATCCTCACCACCCTGCTGCACCGGATGCGCCGCACCGGCGCCCGGCGCGGCCTGGCCACCATGTGCGTGGGCGTGGGGCAGGGTACGGCGGTGCTGGTCGAGAACGTCTGA
- the fabG gene encoding 3-oxoacyl-ACP reductase FabG, translated as MARFTGKVAVVTGAAQGIGAATARRLAEEGAAVAVVDLSAERAAGTVAEITAKGGTARAYGCDVADYDAVEAVFAQIAADLGGVHILVNNAGITRDNLFFKMPKSDWDAVLTVNLTSAYNCSHVAQKYMVAQKFGKIVSLSSRSALGNRGQANYAAAKAGIQGLTATLAIELGPFNINVNAVAPGYIATAMTAATAERVGSTAEDHQAEVSARTPLRRVGQPEEVASVVAFLASEDASYVSGQTLYVNGGAR; from the coding sequence ATGGCCCGTTTCACCGGGAAGGTCGCCGTGGTGACCGGCGCGGCACAGGGCATCGGGGCGGCCACCGCCCGCCGGCTGGCCGAGGAGGGCGCGGCGGTCGCCGTGGTCGACCTCAGCGCCGAGCGGGCGGCCGGCACGGTCGCCGAGATCACCGCCAAGGGCGGCACCGCCCGGGCGTACGGCTGCGACGTGGCCGACTACGACGCCGTCGAGGCGGTGTTCGCGCAGATCGCCGCCGACCTCGGCGGGGTGCACATCCTGGTGAACAACGCCGGGATCACCCGGGACAACCTGTTCTTCAAGATGCCCAAGTCCGACTGGGACGCGGTGCTGACGGTCAACCTGACCAGCGCGTACAACTGCAGTCACGTCGCGCAGAAGTACATGGTGGCGCAGAAGTTCGGGAAGATCGTCTCGCTCAGCTCGCGCTCGGCCCTCGGCAACCGGGGCCAGGCCAACTACGCGGCCGCCAAGGCCGGCATCCAGGGCCTCACCGCCACCCTGGCGATCGAGCTCGGGCCGTTCAACATCAACGTCAACGCCGTCGCGCCCGGGTACATCGCCACCGCGATGACCGCCGCCACCGCCGAGCGGGTCGGCAGCACGGCGGAGGACCACCAGGCCGAGGTCTCCGCCCGGACGCCGCTGCGCCGGGTCGGGCAGCCGGAGGAGGTCGCGTCGGTGGTCGCCTTCCTGGCGAGCGAGGACGCCTCGTACGTCAGCGGGCAGACGCTGTACGTCAACGGCGGCGCCCGGTGA
- a CDS encoding S53 family peptidase: MGSPASLRRALALLAVGATALTAGTVAVPAVGTATAAPSHDLAGVHVRPASFGHHNAQARVAPLSTTQCVSQIGIHCYSPLQYRAAYNLNPLYQEGVTGKGRTIVIVDSFGSPTIQHDLEVFDKQWGIPDTNVEVVKWGNVPVFDPKNPDHTGWAGETTLDVEYAHAVAPDAHIILVETGVAETEGTTGLPEMMDAEKDLIKKGRGDVISQSFGATENTFPGYDKGDFKSLTDLRYAFKAAADHNVTVLGASGDNGATDAQANGSDLYPYKVNSWPSSDPLVTSIGGTQLTLDDNGNRTAADKVWHDKSGAGGGGVSGVFERPWYQAGVANVTGNHRGTPDISMSAAVDGAAWTYESYDPTAVGWHLTGGTSEATPIFSGVVALADQLAGYRLGQLNWRLYGLNLLPSQWSGIVDVKEGDNGWNGVTGYNATEGYDLASGLGTIDAAKFVHAIAGR, translated from the coding sequence ATGGGCAGCCCCGCTTCCCTCCGTCGCGCCCTGGCACTGCTCGCCGTCGGGGCCACCGCCCTCACGGCCGGCACCGTCGCCGTTCCGGCCGTCGGCACCGCGACCGCCGCCCCCTCGCACGACCTCGCGGGCGTCCACGTCCGCCCCGCCTCCTTCGGGCACCACAACGCCCAGGCGCGCGTCGCCCCGCTGAGCACCACCCAGTGCGTCAGCCAGATCGGCATCCACTGCTACTCGCCGCTGCAGTACCGCGCCGCCTACAACCTGAACCCGCTGTACCAGGAGGGCGTCACCGGCAAGGGCCGCACGATCGTCATCGTCGACTCCTTCGGCTCGCCGACCATCCAGCACGACCTGGAGGTCTTCGACAAGCAGTGGGGCATCCCCGACACCAACGTCGAGGTGGTCAAGTGGGGCAACGTCCCCGTCTTCGACCCGAAGAACCCCGACCACACCGGCTGGGCCGGCGAGACCACCCTGGACGTCGAGTACGCCCACGCGGTCGCCCCCGACGCGCACATCATCCTGGTCGAGACCGGCGTCGCCGAGACCGAGGGCACCACCGGCCTGCCCGAGATGATGGACGCCGAGAAGGACCTCATCAAGAAGGGCCGCGGCGACGTCATCTCGCAGAGCTTCGGCGCCACCGAGAACACCTTCCCGGGTTACGACAAGGGCGACTTCAAGTCGCTGACCGACCTGCGCTACGCCTTCAAGGCCGCCGCCGACCACAACGTGACCGTGCTCGGCGCCTCCGGCGACAACGGTGCCACCGACGCGCAGGCCAACGGCTCCGACCTGTACCCGTACAAGGTCAACTCCTGGCCGTCCTCGGACCCGCTGGTCACCTCCATCGGCGGCACCCAGCTCACCCTGGACGACAACGGCAACCGCACCGCGGCCGACAAGGTGTGGCACGACAAGTCCGGCGCCGGCGGCGGTGGCGTCTCCGGCGTCTTCGAGCGCCCGTGGTACCAGGCCGGCGTCGCCAACGTCACCGGCAACCACCGCGGCACGCCGGACATCAGCATGAGCGCGGCCGTGGACGGCGCCGCCTGGACCTACGAGTCCTACGACCCGACCGCGGTCGGCTGGCACCTCACCGGCGGCACCAGCGAGGCCACCCCGATCTTCTCGGGTGTCGTCGCCCTCGCCGACCAGCTCGCCGGCTACCGCCTCGGCCAGCTCAACTGGCGCCTGTACGGCCTCAACCTGCTCCCGAGCCAGTGGAGCGGCATCGTGGACGTCAAGGAGGGTGACAACGGCTGGAACGGCGTCACCGGCTACAACGCCACCGAGGGCTACGACCTGGCCAGCGGCCTGGGCACCATCGACGCGGCCAAGTTCGTGCACGCGATCGCCGGTCGGTGA
- a CDS encoding HAD domain-containing protein, producing MTAPGRPLLFLDVDGPLIPFGGPPPGGYPTFRSPFADTGTGGDPLVSRADPAFGPRLLRLPCELVWATTWLEDANACLAPWLGLPQLPVVAWPVEETGDETGYADAGPHGLHGLHWKTRTLVARAAGRPFAWVDDEITEADRRWVAAHSPAPALLHRVDPQRGFTEADFTALEAWLRAVRA from the coding sequence ATGACCGCTCCCGGCCGCCCGTTGCTGTTCCTCGACGTGGACGGCCCGCTGATCCCCTTCGGCGGCCCTCCCCCCGGCGGCTATCCCACCTTCCGCAGCCCGTTCGCCGACACCGGAACCGGTGGCGACCCGCTGGTCAGCCGCGCCGACCCGGCCTTCGGACCGCGACTGCTGCGCCTGCCCTGTGAACTCGTCTGGGCCACCACCTGGCTGGAGGACGCCAACGCCTGCCTCGCGCCGTGGCTCGGCCTGCCGCAACTTCCGGTCGTGGCCTGGCCGGTGGAGGAGACGGGTGACGAGACGGGCTACGCGGACGCCGGACCGCACGGCCTGCACGGCCTGCACTGGAAGACCCGCACACTGGTCGCCCGGGCCGCCGGGCGGCCGTTCGCCTGGGTGGACGACGAGATCACCGAGGCGGATCGCCGATGGGTCGCAGCCCACTCCCCCGCCCCCGCCCTCCTCCACCGGGTCGACCCGCAACGCGGCTTCACCGAGGCGGACTTCACCGCCCTGGAGGCCTGGCTGCGCGCCGTCCGAGCCTGA